gatatgttcgatgggattcaggtccggagacctagctggctggTAATTttaacttcgtccaagtattacatactgatcctggcaacgtgcggtcgcacgttgtgctgcataaaaacggcgttttctccaagccctgccatgttgggcataacatgttcttccggaatctccgtaatgtatcttcgtgcagttaaggacccattttcgataaaGGGTaactctgtgtggaagtcggaagatacacctccccaagccatgaccgagcctccaccaaatggcattcttggagcaatgcaagcttatgaaaatcgttcaccggttctcctccaaactcttacacgtccatcggatccagttaggcagaaacgggattcatctgagaataacactttgctacaatcgttaattccccaatgcgcgtattgtcgaggaaaagctagtcgtgcaactcgaggcacccggcgaagtggcggtcctctagccattacccgagaagatagtcaagaagaacgaagtcttcttctgactgttgcaacactaaaattgcgatttcgtacttcctctagacgattttgatgcataaccgcagttgaggtccggtttcgtaaagcctgaaacacaaggaaacggtcatctagtgccttgggcGTTCTTCTTCGTTCAGATttaggtcgcctggttagcaaacttgccttctGAAAGCATTGAAGCACTCGTtaaaccgtagaaaggcttacgccaacagttcttgcgatttgccgttgagtgtgaccgtcttccacaagtgcaacaatttgtgccgtttcaacaacagtcaaaggcatttttgtcaaaaaataaacactaataatggcactaataaacactaatggtggcaataataaacgtttgtccgttgcatttgaacagaaagtcgaagtacaaacgagacatttaaaacaagcggagttacaggtagcgttcattttgggaagtatgcactttaccgcgaaatcggcactaatggaattctttgttacaaaggaaaccgcaacaattctcaaaAACcagcattagtttgtatttgtgttattattatttacgataaagctcgttaaaaatgaaatatcggcgattttcaaggtgacccggattttatgatcgcgagagTATAACTAACAACTAAAGTGTTTATTTTGGACATTTTTAGGACTCAATTTAAACTACCTGTAATAAAACTGtataaattaaaactaaaaattaaaagtttactcGAATTCTGATTATTCGAAATTTCTTGACTGCCATACCTATATGACCCTGACAGATCTTTTAGCTTTGATTTGTTGTCAATAACCtaccaaatataaaaaaattataaatgcatTCCGTTCGATCATGTTTGATGGTTTAACATGATCAATCTTTTGCGTTTGAAGAGTGATTTAATACTTCCAGTATGTTGACAGATCTGTTGTACAATTATACGTATACTTTcgattttttattccgtttgatATGAAATAAACATAATGACCTTCAGTATTATTCATATTAAGCTTTTATTGTACCCTGCTATGATTTTTTTAACTTGTCATACGTGAAGAATAAACCATATTGTGGGAGAACAGTGATACCAAGCCAACCCCGGTGATTAGTAAAAttctaaacccagaaaaagacttCACTGTCCCACAGTTCCTTGCGATTTTTACTTCTTCGCTTGAAGACCCTTCGATTTAGTGGACCACCCAGAGTTTCAGTAATTACGACCAACTGATAATGTTAACGAATCACTAGGTACCCTGAGAAACCCTGtattattgaatataaatttttatattctaataggacaacctgtaaatccaacaacaaactatgtctagaaataaaatgcaataaattatgaaagtcggtttaatataaaataatataacaaactcTTGTGTAGATTAGGTAAAATGACATAATGTATTTCAATcattaaatacctacataaagaaataaacatttatataccCTAAGGATTGGTACCAACCTATTTATACGATAGGACTGGACaattctatcctatccttaaaccCTAAAGGTTTTAGTTAGGTTAATTATAGttgaattttaatgttaatactaacttatttactgaatactatttttaaatgcaatattagaaCTTAGTAAAATCTAATCTGTATAAAcgatttattgcaaaaattattgaataaaactACTAAAAACTGCGGATTAATGAGAAATTTGTTCagtcatattgtatattttttattttcttaaaggcCTTAGCGCGTTACCGAAACCTAGGTTTTTTAAAGAAAAGGAAAGCACAATAGTCTACTTATTGATGTTCTTCGGACTCTTATTAGGTGTCGAATTATTCGTTGGCCTAGATTTCAGCTATGCTCTATGCTGCATTTTATATTGGGTAAAATTTACCTTGCTTTTCCAAAGTTGTTGAAAACCATCTACCATTTCACCTTCAGCACTTTAACTTTTTACACAGAACGTGCATACTAAGTTCGTTACACTAGCACTAATATTAACGATTATTAGAAGTAATTTTTAACTGCCGGAATTGCGGCATAATCCATTTCATCAACATGACAACATTTCACTTTCCCAGTCTTCTCTCGAATgcctttttgtttttcatttcttgctatTAAGTAACCTTGGACGAACCCATCCATATTTTTTGTATACGCTGCTAAACTAGTTCTGATATTTTGGGCGAGACATGTCCATCTCGCTTTAATTCGTATCATACGCAATAGATAACTATTCTTACACTTTAGAAAAAGACCCCTTGTTATGACCACAGAAATAATTCCTTTATTAACATTTGAACAGCGGcgtgctttatttttttttattaatattatattttatttaaaaattttatcgttACAGAACCGTAACATTTTTCCCCCGGCTTGGGAAATTCCCAAGACCCAATTTCGGGAGAAATTTTTGTTCCCCTCGGAACCTCAGGCCGTAACCTTTTCCAAGTTAATGTTACATTTTCCCTTTAAGTCTACTATTTTAATCATATTTACTAGACTTTCCTTCTCGAAAGCCAGCATCTCCTTTTCTAAAGGTAAAATACATAATTTAGTAATGGGTCTGGTATATATACCAGTAGATGTCCTTACTTCCACATTTCGCACCTTACCGTCCGAACCCGGATGTATTTTTATTACTCTTGCCAATTTCCATTTCATTGGTGGCAAATTATCGTCTTTTAGTAAGACTAGGTCATTTAATTTCAAATTGTCCCGCTCTAAATACCACTTATTACGGGCCTGGAGTTCAGATAAATAGTCTAAACTCCAGCGTTTCCAAAAGGTTTGTTGAATTCGAGTTAACTTTTCGTATACAGACAGTCTGTTTtcattaacatttaaaatatccCTTTCAGGTACATTCACTAGACTTTCTCCTATTAGAAAATGTCCCGGGGTGAGACTACTTAAGTCATTTTGCATCGTTGGAGATGGGTGTCAGAGGGCGAGAGTTCATTACGGCCTCTATTTGGGTTAGCACCGTATAGAATTGTTCGAAAGTTAATTTAGTATCACCTAACATCCTATAAATGTGATATTTGGCCCTTTTTACGCCAGCTTCATGTAAGCCACCCTGATGGGGTGCTTGaggtgttaaaaatttaaattctatgaaattatttaaacaataattcttTATTTCCGCCTTTACCTCCGACTTCtggaaaaaagtttttaattctttatatttGTTTCGACATCCCCAAAAACACGTACCGTTATCTGACAAAATAGATTTCGGCAACCCCCTTCTACTTACAAAACGTTTTAGTGCCATTATATATGCCTCTGTAGACAAATCGGAAACTAATTCCAAATGAACGGCTTTTGTAACCGTGCATACAAAAACTGCCATGTAACATTTAACTAATGAGGCCTTTCGCAATGTAGAAGTTTTAATCTGAAAATAACCCCCATAGTCTACCATTACATTTGTAAAGGCTCGGTTGGGCGTTACCCTATTGGCAGGTAATTCTGCCATCAACTGCTCGGCATTTCTCTGCTTATACCTAAAGCATACGTGACAAGATCTaacaatcttttttatcatttttaaaccGTTCATAGGCCAGTACCTAGTACGGAAATTTCCTAACACTGTTTGAGCACCCGCGTGGTGCAAACGAATGTGTTCTCTTTTTAACAATAgataaacaattttataattacTGGGTAACAAAATAGGGTGTTTTTGATCGTAATTTAAATAAGTATTACCTAAACGGCCTCCCACTCTTATAAGTTTTAAGTGTGGGTCCACAAAAGGACACAATTTctgtatagatttattttttacaaaattattttttgttaactcctgaaattctaaatttaaattttgtttttgaatattttttacaattaaaatttcTGCTCGGTCTAATTCCTCGACAGTAATTTTACCCGTCTGGGTTTGCAATTTATTgcgtgaattttttaaattattcacaAACCTATTTACAAAGGCTATAGTATACAAGAGTTTAGTAAACGTTGacgttttattaaataattcggaaaatatatcttttgtttcGACATGTCTTACCACTAAGGCTACCTTTTGCTTCTTAAGCTCCGTGTCAGTGTTATAATCAACATTCAATTTAAATTGTgtataatcaatatttttatttaacaagaaTTCAGGTCCGTTCCACcataatttattatcaattaatTGAGCAATTTTAATTTTACGCGTAGGAATATCCGCGACGTTCAATTTAGTGGGTATGTGATGCAATATGATATTTTTTGATatgttttggaatttttttacCCTGTTTGCCACAAAAACATTCCAATTTGTTTCTGGGGACTTTACCCAATATATTGCTATCTCTGAATCGCACCATAAGTGTATCTGTTTTACTTCCAAAACGGAGGACAAGGTTTCATATACCTTTTGGGAGAGTTCTGCACTCAGTAACAGAGCAGATAACTCTAATCGTGGTATCGTGGTGACCTTCAACGGAGCAACCCTAGTTTTAGCGGTTAGCAACCGGCTAGTTACAGTATCATCTTGATACACTGCCCGCACATAAATACAACAACAGAAACAAGTGGCGCTTGCGTCACTAAATGAATGAATTTCTAtggattttattactttatttatttcaaacaGACACctaggaatttttaaattttctataagaggcaattcttttaataattgctCCCATTCATGCAATATTTCAGGATCTTTCAAATTTTCATCCCAACCTAATTAAGGCTccataatttttgtattattaatttccCCTGTACTATCACCGGAGCTAATAACCCAAATATATCGTACCATTTAGCTACAGTAGCTAAAATGCCTCTCTTGGTGAGGTTTTTCTCTGAATTTTTCAGAGAAAATGTGTACATAAATTCATCACGTGGAGCGCACCATTTGGTACCTAAAACTTTATTCACTTGTTCTATATTTTCCTCTGTATGTAAGTGATATTCTTTTATCGGAGTTGTACAAATTTCATTTATGAACTCTTGATCATTCGATCCCCATTTATGAAGGTTAAAACCggctttatttaatatttcattaagaccggtatatatattttttaaatcctctTTATGTTGACACCCTGTAAGTATATCGTCAACCCAAGTCTGGTTAAGCAGGCTAATCGAGGCTCCTTTATGTTTATCTTTGTTAATCTCCGCGATTTGATTTAAAACCCTAGTGGACAACCAGGGTGAACAGGTCAGACCGAAAGGAAGCCTATTCATTTGATAGTGTTCAAAATTATCTGTGGGGTTTTCTCTccacaaaaaatgtaataaatacaGTTGATTAGGATCGACACGGACTTGTCTAAACATTTTCTCTATATCCGCCATTAAAATATAACTAAATGTACGAAACCTTAATAGTATTTCATACAAATTGGGTTGTACTTGCATTCCTTTGTATAGGACATCATTCAAGGACAAACCCCAGTATTCGTTTTTGCTGAACAGTCAAAAACGACGCGCACTTTCGTAGAGGAGCTATCTGTTTTTATTACCGCAAAAATGTggcatatagtatttttgtacattatgtacatTTTTATACTCCTGCGAATTTTCATGAGTCTCTACCTTTTCAACATGTCCGCTATCTATATACTCCTGTATAACTTGTTTATATTTCAGGAACGCTTCTGGAGCAGTTCTAAATTTATTTTCCAATGCACGAAACCTCTTTTCTGCCTGGTATCTTGAACTTCCTAAATCTTTTATTTGATCATTTTCTGGTAGAGTAACTTGATAGGCACCATCCTgtagtattattgtatttttctgAAAGTGCTCCTCCAGTACTTCATCCTGCGTCCGGTCCATCACCACTTCAGGGATGCTCTCCAATTCCCAGAActtctttacatatttttctaatgAAGATTCCGTATTCGAATGGAGTGAAAATGTAGAGTGAACATTATTTACACAAGCTACAAACGAATTCGCATCCGTCAGTGCATATCGAGGAACCGAACCACACAAGATATGTCCGAATTTGGAATTTTGTAATATCGGTAAATTTTTACCAAGTCTTATAATGCCTTCTAGCAATATATCATAAGCATAATCGGCTCCGAGCAAGATATCGACCCTCCCCGGTATATTAAATTCTATATCTGCCAGGCTACAGTTTTCCGGCAATCGCaacttatctttatttatacgtaaCTGTGGCAAATCGCCAGTGATTTTTGGCAAAATATgacatttaatattaaatttatttttattattcaaagtTGTCAAacgtaattttaacattttatttgacACCGAAGCCTTTTCCGCGATGCCCCTTATCTGCAGCTTAGCATCTATAGGTTTCAAATTCAATTGTTTAGCAAATTGCTCTGTGCAGAAAGAAGTCTGGCTGCCTTGATCGAGCAGGATTCTGGCGACCTTTTTCTGACCCTTTACATTATATACGTACGCTTGGATAGTACCAAGCAACACAACTGTTGATTGATTACCAGAAGCATTATTAGAACTAACAGTTGTATTTGCGGACGTACTTGCCTCATTGTCATTGACATCCGTTTtactgtttgttttatttttatagccATTATtggcattatttttatttttattattagtaaaattattttttgaatcTTTTTTCACGTTTATATTTGAAGAACTCTCTGTTTTAGTTCTGAAATGCATTTGACTATGATGGTCTTTTGCGcaatatttacattttatatcGCTTCTACAACTATCTGTATGTCCTTTTAGACATTTAATACAAAGCTTATGCTCTTTAACATattgatatttttgatcgttaagAAGATTATTAAATTTATAGCAATTGGTAATTTTAtggttatttaatttacaataagTACATTCCTCGGCTTTGCTACCGTTGGAAATATGGAAACTAGCTCTCCTCTTTATTTCTAAAGACGGTCCTGTCTTTTTGAAATGGTTCAAATTTTCTAAATGTTCACAGTGTACTTTTACACTGTCTAAAAACTCCTCAAAAGTCTGTATTTCTTCGGCATGTGACCCAAATTCGAGTGCCCTTTTTGTACCATAATCCAATCGTTGCTCAACCATATTGATCATAAGAATATCCAATATTTGTTGGggtgttaaatttaaattttttagtttgttccaactattaTAAGTGTTAGTATACATTTCCCGTAGGTCATTCGTTAAATTGTTTGAATGCTGTATAGGTTTATTATTTAAAagggttttaattatattttttattaattgcgCTTTATTTGCATATCGTGAATCTAACACCTCCCATGCTAGCCTTAGGTTTTCACCACTTACGGGTATGTTTTCTAGTAGTTTAAAAGCCTCGCCTTTTACAGACGTTTTTAAATATAGCAGCTTTTGTACTTCCGGTATTGATTCGTTCTCCATGATGAGTGACTTGAATAATTCTTTAAATGGACCATATTCTTCATTTCCATGTGAAAACACAGGTATGTTTATTTTAGGAAGAGTGACATTCACTTTCGCTTCCATCGCCATTGGCTGCAGCGTCGGTTCAGCTTCACTTGGTTGGCTGTTCAACCTCCGCATTGTCCCTTTTATTAATTTTCATCATATTCATCTGTGAACCTTTCATCTTCTAGCAACATGAAATATGCTtcattatatttttcataatacgTCCTCAATTTTCCTAAAATCTCTTCGTAAATATCTAGATCAACCTCTACGATAGAATTTTTTACTTGATTTAGGATTtgactaatttttcctttataagCTGCACGGGTGGCTTTGTGGTtagacattttattttaatatattaatttaaatagggtattaccaaatggtttttattttttaaataaaatgttttatatttgtttcaaattattttttaaattttgaatattctTTCTTTCTAAAGTTTATTTCTAAAGAATTATTGCAAAAACTTTATCTTTCCTACAAAagaactttattttgaatttatctttttaaactttatttatttttgaaaattgattTCAACGTTTTAGTTATATAGAACGTTTTATAAACTcatgtataatatgtattatttaaatactgaaaaacttttaattttggttttttaaggaCTTGACATCCCTTGGTCTGTTGTAAGCAAACAAAGGGTTTGATGCAGATCAAAAATCTGCTTTAGAAATTATTAAGTACCTTACATAACCTAATGTTTCTTTTAGACAAAAGAATTCTATAGTTTTTATTAACTAATAGaaacataaataaatttgttgtacTCTTTTTagtactaatatttttttttactgtttttctattTGGAAAATTATTTCTGTTGCTATATTAGCTCTTTTACCATTTTTCTCGACTGTCTGCTGTTGGTTTCTTCGGTCgtatattttttactttctttgcttttcgttttattaatttttatattaacattaATGTGCCCAGATTAAAGGAACAACAGATCCGTGGCTCTTTGTGCCCTAAAATTGAGGATCCGTGGTCGAAGAACCATAAAAATGTGGGAGAACAGTGATACCAAGCCAACCCCGGTGATTAGTAAAAttctaaacccagaaaaagacttCACTGTCCCACAGTTCCTTGCGATTTTTACTTCTTCGCTTGAAGACCCTTCGATTTAGTGGACCACCCAGAGTTTCAGTAATTACGACCAACTGATAATGTTAACGAATCACTAGGTACCCTGAGAAACCCTGtattattgaatataaatttttatattctaataggacaacctgtaaatccaacaacaaactatgtctagaaataaaatgcaataaattatgaaagtcggtttaatataaaataatataacaaactcTTGTGTAGATTAGGTAAAATGACATAATGTATTTCAATcattaaatacctacataaagaaataaacatttatataccCTAAGGATTGGTACCAACCTATTTATACGATAGGACTGGACaattctatcctatccttaaaccCTAAAGGTTTTAGTTAGGTTAATTATAGttgaattttaatgttaatactaacttatttactaaatactatttttaaatgcaatattagaaCTTAGTAAAATCTAATCTGTATAAAcgatttattgcaaaaattattgaataaaaacTACTAAAAACTGCGGATTAATGAGAAATTTGTTCagtcatattgtatattttttattttcttaaaggcCTTAGCGCGTTACCGAAACCTAGGTTTTTTAAAGAAAAGGAAAGCACAATAGTCTACTTATTGATGTTCTTCGGACTCTTATTAGGTGTCGAATTATTCGTTGGCCTAGATTTCAGCTACGCTCTATGCTGCATTTTATATTGGGTAAAATTTACCTTGCTTTTCCAAAGTTGTTGAAAACCATCTACCATTTCACCTTCAGCACTTTAACTTTTTACACAGAACGTGCATACTATACACTTTAGAAAAAGACCCCTTGTTATGACCACAGAAATAATTCCTTTATTAACATTTGAACAGCGGcgtgctttattttttttttttattaatattatattttattaaaaattttatcgtTACAGAACCGTAACACATATGTAATTATATTTACGAATTAAAAAATCTTCAAATAATATTTcgataaaatatttaattcttcCTTACAAGCTTTATATTGTGTTACTGCTTTTAGGTAATGTTTTGATTCTAAATATATAATAGTCATAGAAAAAAGGCCGATTTTTGTCCAACAACTTCAGTATTGTTCTTGTCCATTTTCTTCTGAGTGTTCGATTTTAGACTATGTAGTTATACTAGACTGGAATGGTTGTAAAACAAGTATTTTTTCCCTTTTTAACTATATCTGTgtttctattaataacttcaccGTCTGATTAAATTTTGTGTCTGCACTGTGTTGTACTCATAACGAATCCAACTAAATCCTCACAATCTAATGTGTCTTTATCAGTGAACATATTTTTGGAGTGCCCAAAATATAAGTTTTTGCGAGACTTAAAAGCACCTTTGAAAGACTGTAGCCGTGACAATTGTAATGTATGCATCTTTAGGACTGTGGGACATATATAAtataaagctacttacgataggttttattaagctttataaggatatgtaaattaacattattattcttgTTCACATGGAGTCCATAACCTAAGTGTGTTGTTCGTGTGTGGTTGTCATGTCACAGCTGTCACTTGTGGTTCCGTTTaccaagtgcaacgttgccaagtatatgCGTACATGACAACCATACATAACaacaatattataattttttaaagacTGTAAACTATTACATCAGATAAAATTATTATACTTTCTAAAAACTTTTAATTACCGTAGCTTTTAAATCGATTCGATAAAAATCAGTAGGGCTGATGCGgctaattttaaatgaaaaaaaaaaaggttaatataAGCTTTACTGTATGTAAGGTTTTGCGTTTAATAATAGAATTTTTCGGTAGAAATATGTTAATCAAAAAAGCTACGTACAAAATAACCAGTGAAGAGTTTTTGTATATACCTAACTATTTTAGTTCTCTCGTTCGTTAGGGATTTTCATTTATTTGCGGATACCTATATCCTCGACCACTGTCAAAGGGACTAGACTAATTTAATTAACAGCATTGTCCCTAAGTGAGGTCGGCCTATTCTGATACACAAAACCTCAAACCTCAATATCACAGTGTCCATCCTTACGTGTTGGGTATACATTGAGTCCTCTTCTAACTATTCTCTCTCCCTTTAAGGTAAACATTGGAGGGTTTAGTACACTTAATTAACTCGTACGTCAAAGTTTATGGGGTAGTAGAGATCTTTTAATTGTGTCTAATGATACGCCGAAGTATGCTGACTTTTAAATAAACTT
This genomic window from Diabrotica undecimpunctata isolate CICGRU unplaced genomic scaffold, icDiaUnde3 ctg00001326.1, whole genome shotgun sequence contains:
- the LOC140431548 gene encoding uncharacterized protein; this translates as MRRLNSQPSEAEPTLQPMAMEAKVNVTLPKINIPVFSHGNEEYGPFKELFKSLIMENESIPEVQKLLYLKTSVKGEAFKLLENIPVSGENLRLAWEVLDSRYANKAQLIKNIIKTLLNNKPIQHSNNLTNDLREMYTNTYNSWNKLKNLNLTPQQILDILMINMVEQRLDYGTKRALEFGSHAEEIQTFEEFLDSVKVHCEHLENLNHFKKTGPSLEIKRRASFHISNGSKAEECTYCKLNNHKITNCYKFNNLLNDQKYQYVKEHKLCIKCLKGHTDSCRSDIKCKYCAKDHHSQMHFRTKTESSSNINVKKDSKNNFTNNKNKNNANNGYKNKTNSKTDVNDNEASTSANTTVSSNNASGNQSTVVLLGTIQAYVYNVKGQKKVARILLDQGSQTSFCTEQFAKQLNLKPIDAKLQIRGIAEKASVSNKMLKLRLTTLNNKNKFNIKCHILPKITGDLPQLRINKDKLRLPENCSLADIEFNIPGRVDILLGADYAYDILLEGIIRLGKNLPILQNSKFGHILCGSVPRYALTDANSFVACVNNVHSTFSLHSNTESSLEKYVKKFWELESIPEVVMDRTQDEVLEEHFQKNTIILQDGAYQVTLPENDQIKDLGSSRYQAEKRFRALENKFRTAPEAFLKYKQVIQEYIDSGHVEKVETHENSQEYKNVHNVQKYYMPHFCGNKNR